The following are from one region of the Rosistilla carotiformis genome:
- a CDS encoding carboxypeptidase-like regulatory domain-containing protein gives MKFRQTLQSFLVVWTCLGLSVPGVSFAHGKPESGQTEGAIPVAPRVQDVALHRDGTLQGAVVESNGKPIEDAPVVIGRFGKPIAELRTDSQGRFVVGGLEAGIYQVVTHGRAEHCRVWTPGTAPESAKLGVIHVADPEVARGAGNGRLHAVFCHPLFAFAVAAASVAIPIAIDSNDAS, from the coding sequence ATGAAATTTCGACAAACGTTGCAATCGTTTTTGGTGGTCTGGACCTGTCTCGGACTCTCGGTTCCGGGAGTCTCGTTTGCCCATGGCAAGCCGGAAAGTGGTCAAACGGAGGGGGCGATACCCGTCGCGCCCCGTGTCCAAGATGTCGCCTTGCATCGCGATGGCACGCTCCAAGGAGCGGTCGTTGAGAGTAATGGAAAGCCGATCGAAGACGCGCCGGTCGTGATCGGTCGGTTCGGGAAACCGATCGCCGAATTGCGGACCGATTCCCAAGGGCGGTTTGTGGTCGGCGGTCTGGAGGCTGGGATCTATCAGGTCGTCACTCACGGCCGAGCCGAGCATTGCCGCGTTTGGACGCCCGGAACGGCCCCCGAGTCCGCAAAGCTGGGCGTCATCCATGTCGCCGATCCCGAGGTGGCCCGCGGTGCAGGGAACGGACGACTGCACGCGGTCTTTTGTCACCCGTTATTTGCATTTGCCGTCGCTGCGGCGTCCGTTGCGATTCCGATCGCTATCGACAGCAATGACGCCAGCTGA
- a CDS encoding aldo/keto reductase, translated as MQRRPLGRSGLVVSEICMGTMTFGSQCDEPTSFAIMDRAFEAGIDFFDAAELYPVPPNAETVGVTEEIVGRWMKTKPRDQVLIASKITGPGHGWFRPPVRGGVTAIDRHQIIRCCDQSLRRLGTDYIDLYQTHWPDHFMRYEDTLGALTELKQAGKVRAIGCSNETSWGVMKSLWQAEKHGTMRYDTVQNNFSLINRRCENELAQVCRQEDVALLPYSPLGGGVLTGKYNDQNPPGGRFTGYLEKGEPRQQRMAQRFVNPRTIETTRRLKAIADDIGVSLTALAVAWSKQHDFVASTIIGATTIGQLNESLPAADLVLDQETLDRIDAIDVEIPNPMTEDGLRRL; from the coding sequence ATGCAGCGACGTCCTTTAGGCCGCAGTGGTTTGGTCGTGTCCGAGATTTGCATGGGAACCATGACGTTTGGTTCGCAGTGCGACGAGCCGACATCGTTTGCGATTATGGATCGCGCCTTCGAAGCGGGAATCGACTTCTTCGATGCCGCCGAGCTTTATCCCGTGCCGCCCAATGCGGAGACCGTCGGCGTGACCGAAGAAATCGTCGGGCGTTGGATGAAGACGAAGCCTCGCGACCAAGTCCTGATCGCATCAAAAATTACGGGTCCCGGCCACGGTTGGTTTCGCCCGCCGGTTCGGGGTGGCGTCACGGCGATCGATCGGCATCAAATCATCCGCTGTTGCGATCAAAGCTTGCGGCGTTTGGGGACCGACTACATCGATCTTTATCAAACGCATTGGCCCGACCATTTCATGCGTTACGAAGATACCTTGGGCGCGCTGACCGAGCTTAAGCAAGCGGGCAAAGTCCGCGCGATCGGTTGCAGCAATGAAACGTCGTGGGGGGTGATGAAAAGCCTGTGGCAGGCCGAAAAACATGGCACGATGCGATACGACACCGTGCAGAATAACTTCAGTTTGATTAACCGTCGCTGCGAAAATGAACTCGCGCAGGTCTGCCGTCAGGAGGATGTTGCCCTGCTGCCCTATTCACCGCTGGGAGGGGGCGTCTTGACGGGAAAATACAACGACCAGAATCCACCTGGCGGTCGCTTCACCGGCTACCTTGAAAAGGGCGAACCGCGACAGCAAAGGATGGCGCAGCGGTTTGTTAATCCGCGGACGATTGAGACGACGCGTCGGCTGAAAGCGATCGCTGACGATATCGGTGTGTCGTTAACCGCTCTTGCTGTCGCTTGGAGCAAGCAGCACGATTTCGTTGCGTCGACGATCATTGGCGCAACGACGATTGGTCAGTTGAACGAATCGTTACCCGCGGCCGATCTGGTGCTGGATCAAGAGACGTTGGACCGGATCGACGCGATCGATGTCGAAATTCCCAATCCGATGACCGAGGACGGGCTGCGTCGTCTGTAG
- a CDS encoding vWA domain-containing protein, translated as MPIPTKVSVSPVKLSSSSADWRGYATSATVHAIVLLTLALVIAGKRGVATFIVTASEATAEGELLVTLPLENSPPPRALAEPVVVDEVLVPPPPTTIATTPIRVDVPSRLPAHRSGALDGLGGAVVPVAHAVPVSSPSDATGDSQTEPGENDAPHATFFGSHAYGNNFVFILDASPSMIGARYQRACDELVSSLTKLTDQQSFYVFLFSWRTQLMFDGPLASMQFIPATDENVDRFRQWLYMQDVRKNNGTDPRVPLDLAERLRPDAVFLLSDGEFNKPPRWNPGIPTRALPQHSVVRLVEMIYETIPLHCIAFEIAACEPGLRALAELTGGSCRFVPKQRPDADQVLMAKIEHQLRLADPQGTGDGFHAQQARITIASSLVAKGFLDEAREMIAVLDDKKLPPRLQRKLDSVHRDLLK; from the coding sequence ATGCCGATCCCTACCAAAGTTTCCGTTTCCCCCGTCAAGCTGTCGAGTTCAAGCGCTGATTGGCGTGGGTATGCGACCAGTGCGACGGTACATGCGATCGTGTTGCTGACGCTCGCGCTGGTGATCGCGGGAAAGCGTGGGGTTGCAACCTTCATCGTGACGGCAAGTGAAGCCACGGCGGAGGGCGAATTGTTGGTGACGCTGCCGCTGGAAAACAGCCCCCCTCCGCGGGCACTTGCCGAACCGGTCGTGGTGGATGAGGTGTTGGTTCCTCCGCCGCCGACCACCATCGCCACCACTCCGATTCGCGTCGACGTACCGTCACGTCTGCCAGCTCACCGAAGCGGCGCTCTCGATGGGTTGGGGGGAGCTGTGGTTCCCGTTGCCCATGCGGTTCCTGTGTCGAGTCCATCCGATGCAACGGGGGATTCGCAAACCGAACCTGGCGAAAACGATGCGCCACACGCCACGTTCTTTGGAAGCCACGCCTATGGCAACAACTTCGTCTTTATCCTGGATGCCTCGCCCAGCATGATCGGTGCGCGCTACCAGCGGGCCTGCGACGAGCTTGTGTCATCGCTGACGAAGCTGACGGATCAGCAATCGTTTTACGTTTTCTTGTTCAGTTGGCGAACGCAGTTAATGTTTGATGGGCCACTCGCGTCGATGCAATTTATCCCGGCGACGGACGAGAATGTCGACCGGTTTCGGCAGTGGTTGTACATGCAAGATGTACGCAAAAACAACGGAACCGACCCACGCGTGCCGTTGGATCTGGCAGAGCGTTTGCGCCCCGACGCTGTTTTCCTACTCTCCGATGGTGAATTCAATAAACCGCCGCGGTGGAATCCGGGCATCCCGACGCGAGCGCTGCCGCAGCACAGCGTCGTGCGTTTGGTGGAGATGATTTACGAAACGATTCCGCTGCACTGCATCGCGTTTGAAATTGCCGCCTGCGAACCGGGGTTGCGAGCGTTAGCGGAGCTGACTGGCGGAAGTTGTCGGTTTGTGCCCAAGCAGCGTCCCGATGCAGACCAGGTGCTGATGGCCAAGATCGAGCACCAATTGAGACTTGCCGACCCGCAGGGAACCGGTGATGGATTCCACGCTCAACAGGCGCGGATCACGATCGCCAGTTCGTTGGTCGCCAAGGGGTTCCTCGACGAGGCGCGAGAAATGATCGCGGTCTTGGACGACAAGAAGTTGCCTCCACGGCTGCAGCGCAAGCTCGATTCGGTGCATCGGGATTTGCTTAAATAG
- a CDS encoding GMC family oxidoreductase, whose product MTSPASYDYIIIGAGSAGCVLAARLANDSTARILLLEAGREHRKQSAVERPAEYLNLQGTSVDWSYSTTKSAGLAGRTVICPRGRMLGGSSGINAMIYSEGMSEDLGAWQQIAGADWSLESIEASMSQVRRDLESKGSIEFPAEIAPACQAFLSAANSACARGEIIGRPEIYRRTTRRGVRQTAMQAFLGDNPPPNVTIRSDTVVQRIEIRNQRATGVVVGEGANAETIGAKRAVVLSAGAIASPQLLMLSGVGPRSQLAEHGITTLVDLPAVGQRLVDHLAFPVIFATKATAGFPSRWSMRDLARWDYLRRGPVGSNLAEVGGFFDLPADSALPADRWMRAIQFHVTPTHYLRYPAADAPPAFTLAVTGSQPLSRGTISLRSSSVNDPPNIDPGYLSAPEDLTVLAEGVAMARQIASQSPLADWVDQEILPGEKRSSTDQVERAIRRFSMTMYHPAGSCSMGADAHDSVVDPQFGVFGIDGLYVADASIFPTLPRANPQATVMMVGYRAADVIASRHA is encoded by the coding sequence ATGACATCTCCCGCCTCGTATGACTACATCATTATTGGAGCGGGAAGTGCCGGCTGCGTGCTGGCCGCTCGATTGGCGAACGATTCGACGGCGCGGATTCTGTTGTTGGAAGCTGGCCGTGAGCACCGCAAGCAAAGTGCGGTCGAACGCCCCGCGGAATATCTGAACCTGCAAGGAACGTCGGTCGATTGGAGCTATTCGACGACGAAGTCTGCAGGGCTTGCCGGGCGCACGGTGATCTGCCCACGCGGTCGCATGCTGGGGGGCTCCAGCGGCATCAACGCGATGATCTATAGCGAGGGGATGTCGGAAGATTTGGGAGCTTGGCAGCAAATTGCGGGAGCCGATTGGAGCCTCGAATCGATCGAGGCTTCGATGAGTCAAGTGCGCCGCGATTTGGAATCGAAAGGTTCTATCGAGTTCCCTGCCGAGATCGCTCCCGCGTGCCAAGCGTTCCTCTCGGCGGCGAACTCTGCGTGCGCTCGCGGGGAAATCATCGGCAGGCCTGAAATTTATCGTCGGACAACTCGCCGGGGCGTTCGTCAAACGGCAATGCAGGCGTTCCTTGGCGATAATCCGCCGCCGAACGTGACGATCCGCAGCGACACGGTGGTGCAACGCATCGAAATCCGCAATCAGCGTGCGACGGGAGTGGTCGTTGGGGAGGGGGCGAATGCGGAGACGATCGGGGCGAAACGGGCCGTGGTTTTATCGGCAGGTGCGATCGCGTCCCCCCAGTTGTTGATGCTTTCGGGAGTCGGGCCAAGGTCGCAACTGGCTGAGCATGGAATCACAACCTTGGTTGATTTGCCCGCGGTGGGACAACGGTTGGTCGATCATCTCGCTTTCCCGGTGATCTTTGCGACCAAAGCCACCGCCGGGTTTCCGAGCCGCTGGTCGATGCGCGACCTGGCGCGATGGGACTACTTGCGGCGCGGTCCGGTCGGATCGAATCTGGCGGAGGTGGGCGGCTTCTTTGATTTGCCAGCCGACAGCGCGTTGCCGGCAGATCGGTGGATGCGGGCGATTCAGTTCCATGTCACGCCAACGCACTACTTGCGCTATCCTGCTGCCGATGCGCCGCCGGCGTTCACGCTAGCCGTGACGGGATCACAACCCTTGAGCCGCGGTACGATTTCGCTTCGGTCCTCAAGTGTCAACGATCCCCCGAACATCGATCCCGGTTATTTAAGCGCGCCCGAGGATCTGACGGTTTTGGCCGAAGGGGTTGCGATGGCGCGACAGATCGCCAGCCAATCCCCGCTGGCCGATTGGGTCGATCAAGAAATTTTGCCTGGTGAGAAACGGAGCAGCACCGATCAGGTGGAGCGTGCTATTCGACGGTTTTCGATGACGATGTACCACCCCGCGGGCAGTTGTTCGATGGGAGCTGACGCACACGATAGCGTTGTCGATCCGCAGTTTGGTGTTTTCGGAATCGATGGCCTCTACGTTGCCGACGCTTCTATTTTTCCAACCCTTCCGCGGGCAAATCCCCAAGCCACCGTGATGATGGTCGGCTATCGCGCGGCCGATGTGATTGCAAGTCGTCACGCGTGA
- a CDS encoding 2Fe-2S iron-sulfur cluster-binding protein, with product MRFKPVPTIRFSNTAISCDAGDNLRKVLLRSKAPVYNGIARVVNCRGMGVCGMCAVRLRGSVSWPSRYENALLNLVPGAGTLGLRLACLCTVHGDVSVEKFGGVWGTDTAARRHFGRKPTSAELPTQQH from the coding sequence GTGAGATTCAAGCCTGTGCCCACCATCCGATTTTCCAACACAGCGATTTCTTGCGACGCGGGGGACAACCTTCGCAAAGTCCTGCTGCGCTCCAAGGCGCCGGTTTACAACGGTATCGCGCGCGTTGTAAATTGTCGCGGCATGGGCGTTTGCGGGATGTGTGCGGTGAGATTGCGTGGGAGCGTATCGTGGCCGTCGCGTTATGAAAACGCACTTCTGAATTTGGTTCCGGGAGCCGGCACTTTAGGTCTGCGGCTTGCCTGCCTCTGTACCGTTCATGGCGATGTCTCGGTCGAAAAGTTTGGCGGCGTGTGGGGAACCGATACCGCAGCGCGTCGCCATTTTGGCCGAAAACCGACCTCCGCTGAACTCCCGACTCAGCAGCATTGA
- a CDS encoding dihydroorotase, with product MKTLIKNATVVFPDQIGKASVLIDDGRIVVDPSPATVADETIDASGLHLLPGAIDDQVHFRQPGLEHKEDLAHASRACAAGGVTTFLEMPNTNPTTTTRQRLREKNALGATHSAVNYGFYMGATTSNLDELKPSGDTPGIKIFIGSSTGNMLVDEQAVLEQIFAETEMPICAHCEDETTVRANAERYAGSDDITNHSRIRSPEAAYIATRRAVDLSVRHQHRFHVLHVSTAAELELITPARPYVTAEVCPHHLFFNVDDYARLRSLIQMNPSIKSADDNRQLWQALLDGAIQVIATDHAPHTLAEKQQPYPKSPSGLPAVENSLPLLLNQVAQGKCDLQQVVHWMCDAPARVWGIVGKGRIADGYDADLVLVDLEQQKTIRNEEQQTKCRWSPWDGETLTGWPVTTWVGGRRVFDRGRFDDSIRGTLPLFDHQRGGYWATEQGVGLA from the coding sequence ATGAAAACTCTCATCAAAAACGCAACGGTCGTATTCCCCGATCAAATCGGCAAGGCATCGGTGCTGATCGACGATGGTCGAATCGTGGTCGATCCCAGCCCCGCGACGGTCGCCGATGAAACGATCGACGCCAGCGGGCTGCATCTGTTGCCCGGCGCGATCGACGATCAGGTTCACTTTCGCCAGCCCGGCCTGGAACATAAAGAAGACCTCGCCCACGCCAGCCGTGCCTGCGCCGCCGGCGGCGTGACGACGTTCCTCGAGATGCCCAACACGAATCCAACGACCACGACGCGGCAGCGGCTACGCGAAAAGAACGCCCTCGGCGCCACCCACTCCGCCGTCAACTATGGCTTCTACATGGGAGCCACCACCAGCAATCTCGACGAATTGAAACCAAGCGGCGATACGCCGGGGATCAAGATCTTCATCGGCAGCAGCACAGGCAATATGCTTGTCGACGAACAGGCGGTGTTGGAACAGATCTTTGCCGAAACCGAGATGCCGATCTGCGCCCACTGCGAAGACGAGACGACGGTCCGCGCGAATGCCGAGCGATACGCCGGCAGCGACGACATCACCAATCACTCGCGGATCCGGTCCCCCGAAGCGGCTTACATCGCCACGCGGCGCGCTGTCGATCTGTCGGTCCGGCATCAGCACCGCTTCCATGTCCTGCATGTTTCGACCGCTGCGGAACTGGAACTGATCACTCCGGCACGACCTTATGTTACGGCAGAGGTTTGCCCGCATCACCTGTTCTTCAACGTCGACGATTACGCCCGGCTCAGATCGTTGATCCAAATGAACCCGTCGATCAAATCGGCCGACGACAATCGCCAACTGTGGCAGGCGCTTTTGGACGGTGCGATCCAAGTCATCGCGACCGACCACGCGCCCCATACGCTCGCCGAAAAGCAACAGCCTTATCCGAAGAGTCCCTCCGGTCTTCCAGCGGTCGAAAACAGCCTACCCCTTCTGCTGAACCAAGTCGCGCAAGGGAAGTGCGATCTGCAGCAGGTGGTCCATTGGATGTGTGATGCCCCGGCGCGCGTTTGGGGAATCGTCGGCAAGGGGCGGATCGCCGATGGCTATGATGCCGATCTGGTGTTGGTCGATCTGGAACAACAGAAGACGATCCGCAATGAAGAACAGCAAACGAAGTGTCGTTGGTCCCCTTGGGATGGCGAGACCTTAACCGGATGGCCCGTGACGACTTGGGTTGGCGGACGGCGCGTCTTCGATCGCGGCCGCTTCGATGACTCGATTCGCGGAACGCTGCCGCTGTTCGATCACCAGCGCGGCGGCTACTGGGCGACCGAGCAGGGCGTGGGGCTGGCGTAA
- a CDS encoding FHA domain-containing protein: MQAELIVASGSHQGQGLRITQNPFVIGRNESSGLRIKSSSVSRQHCAIIAREGKFYVKDLGSRNGTFVNDQKLTDRQSCRIRSGDTLQVGKMKLTMRIGMAVDVQEGETTETAPSSETRRDDLASGDASATKRRSESRRDANGADVDPPKKSLSLDGVDLSAWGSMPGDKQSDELQNYAAQRATSQAEADKSNKASGSIEWDTNETNNSLGLSEEEERRRVLEGIRNQKSASSQIAASEAIRKMLGGGNR; this comes from the coding sequence ATGCAAGCTGAACTGATCGTTGCCAGCGGATCGCACCAAGGCCAGGGGCTCCGGATCACTCAAAATCCCTTTGTGATCGGCCGCAACGAATCGTCGGGACTTCGCATCAAGAGTTCATCGGTCAGCCGCCAACACTGCGCGATCATCGCTCGCGAGGGGAAGTTCTATGTTAAGGATCTTGGCAGTCGCAATGGGACGTTCGTCAACGACCAGAAATTGACCGACCGACAGTCGTGCCGAATTCGTTCGGGGGACACTTTGCAAGTTGGCAAAATGAAGCTGACGATGCGGATCGGCATGGCGGTCGACGTGCAAGAAGGAGAGACGACGGAGACGGCACCATCGAGCGAAACGCGGCGCGACGATCTTGCCAGCGGCGACGCATCGGCAACCAAGCGGCGATCTGAATCGCGTCGCGATGCAAACGGCGCCGACGTCGATCCGCCAAAGAAATCGTTGTCGCTCGACGGCGTCGATCTTTCCGCGTGGGGCAGCATGCCTGGAGACAAGCAATCGGACGAATTGCAGAACTACGCAGCGCAGCGGGCGACATCTCAAGCGGAAGCAGACAAGTCCAACAAAGCGAGCGGCAGCATCGAGTGGGACACCAACGAAACCAACAATTCGTTGGGTTTGAGCGAAGAGGAGGAGCGTCGACGCGTGCTCGAAGGGATCCGCAATCAGAAGTCCGCCTCGTCGCAAATCGCTGCCAGCGAAGCGATCCGCAAAATGTTAGGTGGTGGGAATCGCTAG
- a CDS encoding carbon-nitrogen hydrolase, with amino-acid sequence MANSVVKLSLVQMSCTDSKAENVERAVSQIRQAAADGGQVICLQELFNGPYPCQTEDHCQFDWAETIPGPTTERMSELAAELGVVIVVSLFEKRTAGVYHNTAVVLDADGSTAGVYRKMHIPDDPLYYEKFYFTPGDLGFKVIETRFAKLGVAVCWDQWFPEAARLMALAGAEILLYPTAIGWIDEEKEEYGTTQYESWQTMMRSHAIANGLWLGAPNRVGVEGRLQFWGGSFIANPNGKVITQGSHEEPEIITADCDLNMIDVVRTHWPFLRDRRIDAYQGLMRRVID; translated from the coding sequence GTGGCAAATTCAGTAGTGAAGCTTTCGTTGGTGCAAATGTCCTGCACCGACTCCAAAGCCGAGAATGTCGAGCGGGCCGTCTCGCAGATCCGCCAAGCCGCGGCCGATGGCGGACAAGTGATTTGCCTGCAGGAACTGTTCAACGGTCCTTACCCCTGCCAGACCGAAGACCATTGCCAATTCGATTGGGCGGAAACGATTCCCGGGCCGACGACTGAACGGATGAGCGAGTTGGCCGCCGAGCTGGGCGTCGTGATCGTCGTCTCGTTGTTCGAAAAACGAACCGCCGGCGTCTACCACAACACCGCCGTCGTTCTCGATGCCGACGGTTCGACAGCGGGAGTTTATCGCAAGATGCACATCCCCGACGATCCTTTGTATTACGAGAAGTTCTATTTCACCCCCGGCGATCTGGGATTCAAGGTGATCGAGACCCGCTTTGCGAAGCTGGGCGTCGCCGTTTGTTGGGACCAATGGTTCCCCGAGGCCGCGCGGTTGATGGCCCTTGCCGGTGCGGAGATCCTGCTTTACCCGACCGCGATCGGATGGATCGACGAGGAAAAAGAAGAGTACGGCACGACGCAATACGAATCGTGGCAAACGATGATGCGATCCCACGCGATCGCCAACGGTTTGTGGCTAGGAGCTCCCAACCGCGTCGGCGTCGAGGGCCGTCTGCAGTTCTGGGGCGGTTCGTTTATCGCCAACCCCAATGGCAAAGTCATCACGCAGGGAAGCCACGAAGAACCAGAAATTATCACGGCCGACTGTGATTTGAATATGATCGATGTCGTCCGCACCCATTGGCCGTTCCTGCGCGATCGTCGAATCGACGCCTACCAAGGGCTGATGCGCCGCGTGATCGACTGA
- a CDS encoding alpha/beta hydrolase family protein has protein sequence MNRTSLAAAVAFFSLAILAAPAGFAQSTTAPPAERKTQWNGYDQLHFQVAERDAYVVVPKQAAPGNPWVWRARFPGYHAEADIQLVANGFHIGYVDVAGMFGSPKAIEIGNQFYRQMTEKRGLAKRVALEAVSRGGLFAYNWAVVNLDRVACIYCDTPVCDFKSWPGGMGEGVGSAATWQSCLAQYGFDEKQAAAFKGNPIDHAKKIAAAKIPLLHIVSENDRVVPPKENTYLLRERLQAAGHDMEVISVPMGTEKSNGHHFPHPAVDQVVAFIQQHAAVEAK, from the coding sequence ATGAATCGAACATCTCTTGCCGCTGCGGTTGCTTTCTTTTCGCTGGCGATACTTGCCGCGCCTGCCGGATTCGCTCAATCGACGACCGCTCCACCTGCGGAACGCAAGACGCAGTGGAATGGATACGACCAACTCCATTTCCAAGTCGCCGAGCGCGATGCTTATGTCGTCGTTCCCAAGCAGGCTGCCCCGGGCAACCCTTGGGTTTGGCGGGCACGGTTCCCCGGCTATCACGCGGAAGCCGACATCCAATTGGTGGCCAACGGATTCCACATCGGCTACGTCGACGTGGCGGGAATGTTTGGCAGCCCCAAGGCGATCGAGATCGGGAATCAGTTCTATCGTCAAATGACCGAGAAACGCGGCTTGGCGAAGCGAGTCGCTCTCGAAGCGGTCAGCCGTGGCGGGTTGTTCGCCTACAACTGGGCCGTCGTCAATCTCGATCGCGTCGCTTGTATCTACTGCGACACGCCGGTCTGCGATTTCAAAAGTTGGCCCGGCGGGATGGGGGAGGGCGTCGGTTCGGCCGCGACTTGGCAGAGTTGCCTGGCGCAATATGGATTCGACGAGAAACAGGCTGCCGCATTCAAAGGCAATCCAATCGATCATGCAAAGAAAATTGCAGCCGCCAAAATCCCACTGCTGCACATCGTCTCGGAGAACGATCGCGTCGTTCCGCCCAAGGAGAACACCTATCTTTTGCGTGAACGTCTGCAAGCGGCGGGGCATGATATGGAAGTCATCTCGGTCCCAATGGGAACGGAAAAATCGAACGGTCACCACTTCCCGCACCCCGCGGTCGATCAGGTCGTCGCGTTCATCCAGCAGCACGCGGCGGTCGAGGCGAAGTAG
- a CDS encoding sugar phosphate isomerase/epimerase family protein, with protein sequence MTDASMNRRSILSIAAATTLVGSGLPTAPAKAADTATSDEFGGIRFCLNTSTVRGQELTITEQVDLAASSGYDAIEPWVRDLVAYKEAGGSLPDLRKRIEDSGITVESAIGFAQWIVDDDDQRRKGLEQARSDMELLKSIGGKRIAAPPVGATKEAGPALPVIAKRYADLLNVGAEVGVTPELELWGFSKTLSRLGELAYVATEAGHPDACVLPDVYHIYKGGSDFAGLAMIEASRMPAFHMNDYPANPPWETIGDADRVYPGDGIAPLDDIISLLHRNGFRGYFSLELFNRDYWKQPASEVATTGLRKMKAAVRKALA encoded by the coding sequence ATGACAGACGCTTCCATGAATCGCCGCAGCATTCTCTCGATTGCGGCAGCCACCACATTGGTTGGTTCGGGCTTGCCGACAGCCCCTGCCAAAGCTGCCGACACCGCGACATCGGATGAATTTGGCGGGATCCGGTTCTGCTTGAACACTAGCACCGTTCGCGGCCAAGAACTGACGATCACCGAACAAGTCGACCTGGCGGCATCGAGCGGTTACGACGCGATCGAACCTTGGGTTCGCGATCTGGTTGCCTATAAAGAAGCTGGCGGCAGTCTGCCCGATCTGCGGAAGCGAATCGAAGACTCCGGGATCACTGTCGAGAGTGCGATCGGTTTTGCTCAGTGGATCGTCGACGACGACGACCAACGCCGAAAGGGATTGGAACAAGCACGGTCCGATATGGAACTGCTGAAGTCGATCGGCGGAAAACGGATCGCTGCACCGCCGGTCGGTGCAACCAAAGAGGCCGGTCCGGCGCTGCCTGTGATTGCCAAGCGTTACGCGGATCTGTTGAATGTTGGCGCGGAAGTCGGCGTGACGCCCGAGTTGGAATTGTGGGGCTTCTCCAAGACGCTCAGCCGCCTGGGCGAACTGGCGTACGTCGCCACCGAAGCCGGCCATCCCGATGCCTGCGTCCTGCCCGACGTCTACCATATTTACAAAGGTGGCTCCGACTTCGCTGGCCTGGCGATGATCGAAGCCTCGCGGATGCCCGCGTTCCACATGAACGACTACCCGGCCAATCCACCTTGGGAAACGATCGGCGATGCCGACCGCGTCTATCCCGGCGACGGGATTGCTCCGTTGGACGATATCATCTCGCTGCTGCATCGCAACGGCTTCCGAGGCTATTTCTCGCTGGAGCTGTTCAATCGCGACTACTGGAAACAACCCGCGTCGGAAGTCGCCACGACCGGTCTTCGCAAGATGAAAGCTGCAGTTCGCAAAGCGTTGGCTTAA